One Hevea brasiliensis isolate MT/VB/25A 57/8 chromosome 5, ASM3005281v1, whole genome shotgun sequence genomic region harbors:
- the LOC131180057 gene encoding vegetative cell wall protein gp1-like produces MGIPSSLPTNPNPSPSPPLPQSPPPQTPPLPQSPPLPPSQTPTLIPPTPLSPQTEPQNETPVFETQFPEPILKPAPTQTKSKGKTKKAVGRPKKAPVEKRKRAPSIPFDLNSPPQPSSEPVSKRTRSSSQIPPPAVQTPVSQSPLNSSAAPASSANDIEEGSGYKNIEWQQTIYDPVQFWKDIAPFGGYYRQRTAKASRIVDHEGDTVTALWVLEIYFSCGA; encoded by the exons ATGGGTATTCCATCATCTCTAcccacaaaccctaaccccagtcccAGTCCGCCGCTTCCCCAATCACCACCACCGCAAACGCCGCCGCTTCCCCAATCACCACCACTACCCCCAAGCCAAACACCAACTCTCATTCCGCCGACCCCCCTCTCGCCACAAACTGAGCCGCAAAATGAGACACCCGTTTTCGAAACTCAGTTCCCAGAACCAATACTTAAACCTGCGCCTACTCAAACGAAATCTAAAGGTAAAACTAAAAAGGCTGTAGGTAGACCCAAGAAAGCCCCTGTCGAAAAACGAAAAAGAGCGCCCTCTATTCCTTTCGACCTAAACTCTCCACCTCAACCTTCCTCTGAACCAGTCAGCAAAAGAACTAGATCCTCCTCGCAAATTCCACCACCAGCGGTCCAAACCCCTGTGTCTCAGTCACCCTTAAACTCTTCAGCAGCACCTGCGTCATCTGCCAATGATATAGAGGAG ggtTCGGGCTATAAAAATATTGAGTGGCAACAAACTATTTATGACCCTGTTCAATTCTGGAAAGACATTGCACCTTTTGGGGGTTATTATAGacagaggactgcaaaagcctctaggatagttgatCAT gaaggggacacagtaACAGCATTGTGGGTGCTGGAGATTTATTTTTCCTGTGGTGCATGA